In a genomic window of Alphaproteobacteria bacterium:
- a CDS encoding DUF1156 domain-containing protein yields MVCLEPRPGPRAIEDDTFPFEALSDIAEIESWRKEINRPTTHIHKWWAQRLGTVFRALTIGAFAPSGADVFDLFYKPVRIPGGTVFDPFMGSGTTLAETVKLGAKAIGRDINPVAHFLVKCALSVHDRKAILETFRAIERDVAGELRCFYSVTLPDGTRADVLYFFWVKTVDCPSCAARVDLFGSQIFARHAYPKKVPQAHSVCPHCGGINAVHVEDRDANCSSCKKSFDPSAGSAKGQSATCPSCDHSFPIAKTIRASGKPPAHRLYAKLVLLPDGSKAYHAITDEDRALYARAERALAKRKNPYPVVAIEPGYNTNQALGYNYRHWHEMFNARQLLCLSILAERIRDIPDPVLRDLFTCLFSGALEFNNMFASYKGEGTGAVRHMFAHHILKPERVPLEANLWGTIKSSGSFSTMFEGRIRRALDYADDPFELRVAGKGSKTEKVFGLSEKIGVPVTETYRAFSNGARVYLSCGDSGSTDLPDGSVDAVLTDPPFFDNVHYSQLADFFHVWQRHILGADGTREPDTTRSDREVQNADEGGFTDRLTAVWRDSHRVLNDDGLLAFTYHHSRPEGWRCVLQALMEAGFGISAVHPIKAEMSVAMPKLQAKEPIDLDIIIVCRKRSRMKTQRWNGDLLGTVAPPAQAQVNRLRAANRKLSRNDVRIIVMAQLLRQVSRSPTMESALHLLDTANGETEALIDSIHAAGSGTPKNKTHATERT; encoded by the coding sequence ATCGTTTGCCTCGAACCTAGGCCCGGCCCGCGCGCCATCGAGGACGACACGTTCCCGTTCGAGGCGCTGAGCGACATCGCCGAGATCGAGAGCTGGCGCAAGGAGATCAACCGCCCGACCACCCATATCCATAAATGGTGGGCGCAGCGCCTCGGGACCGTGTTCCGGGCGCTGACCATTGGCGCATTTGCCCCGTCCGGCGCAGACGTGTTCGACCTGTTCTACAAGCCTGTGCGTATCCCCGGCGGCACGGTGTTCGATCCCTTCATGGGCAGCGGCACGACGCTGGCCGAAACCGTCAAGTTGGGCGCGAAGGCCATTGGCCGCGATATTAACCCCGTCGCCCACTTCCTCGTGAAGTGCGCGCTCTCGGTCCACGACCGCAAGGCGATCTTAGAGACCTTCCGCGCCATCGAGCGCGATGTGGCGGGCGAACTCCGCTGCTTCTACAGCGTTACCTTGCCGGACGGCACGCGCGCGGACGTGCTCTATTTCTTCTGGGTCAAGACGGTCGATTGCCCGTCCTGCGCCGCGCGCGTGGATCTGTTCGGATCACAGATATTCGCGCGCCACGCCTACCCGAAGAAGGTGCCGCAGGCGCATTCCGTCTGCCCCCATTGCGGCGGGATCAACGCGGTTCACGTCGAGGACCGCGACGCGAACTGTTCATCGTGCAAGAAGTCGTTCGATCCCAGTGCGGGTTCTGCGAAAGGACAGAGCGCGACCTGTCCGTCGTGCGATCACTCTTTCCCGATTGCCAAGACCATCCGTGCATCCGGCAAGCCGCCCGCACACCGCCTGTATGCCAAGCTGGTCCTGCTGCCGGACGGCAGCAAGGCTTACCACGCCATCACGGATGAAGACCGCGCGCTCTACGCCAGGGCGGAGCGCGCACTCGCCAAGCGCAAGAACCCGTATCCCGTCGTCGCCATCGAGCCGGGCTACAACACCAATCAGGCTTTGGGCTACAACTACCGTCACTGGCACGAGATGTTCAACGCCCGACAGCTACTCTGCCTTTCGATCCTGGCCGAGCGCATCCGCGACATTCCCGATCCCGTCCTGCGCGATCTCTTCACCTGTCTTTTCTCCGGTGCGCTGGAGTTCAACAACATGTTCGCCTCCTACAAGGGCGAAGGGACCGGCGCGGTCCGGCACATGTTCGCGCATCACATCCTGAAACCCGAGCGCGTGCCTTTGGAGGCCAATCTCTGGGGGACGATCAAGAGTTCGGGATCGTTCTCCACCATGTTCGAGGGCCGCATCCGCCGCGCGCTCGATTACGCTGACGATCCCTTCGAGCTTCGCGTTGCCGGCAAAGGCAGCAAGACCGAAAAAGTCTTTGGCCTGTCAGAGAAAATCGGCGTGCCCGTCACGGAAACCTACCGCGCTTTCTCCAATGGCGCGCGCGTCTATCTGTCCTGCGGCGATTCGGGATCCACCGACCTGCCGGACGGAAGTGTCGATGCCGTGCTCACCGATCCGCCGTTCTTCGACAATGTGCATTACTCGCAGCTCGCCGACTTCTTCCATGTCTGGCAGCGCCACATTCTGGGCGCAGATGGAACCCGTGAACCGGATACGACGCGCTCCGATCGCGAAGTGCAGAACGCTGATGAAGGCGGATTCACCGACCGGCTTACTGCCGTCTGGCGCGACTCGCACCGCGTCCTGAATGACGATGGGTTGCTGGCCTTCACCTATCACCATTCCCGGCCCGAAGGCTGGCGCTGTGTCTTGCAGGCATTGATGGAGGCCGGGTTCGGGATCAGCGCCGTGCATCCGATCAAGGCGGAGATGTCGGTCGCGATGCCCAAGCTCCAGGCCAAGGAGCCGATTGACCTCGACATCATCATCGTCTGCCGCAAGCGTTCGCGCATGAAGACGCAACGCTGGAACGGCGATCTCCTGGGGACGGTCGCGCCGCCCGCGCAGGCGCAGGTTAACCGCTTGCGGGCTGCCAACCGCAAGCTCAGCCGCAACGACGTGCGCATCATCGTGATGGCACAGCTCCTGCGGCAAGTTTCTCGTTCGCCGACGATGGAGTCCGCGTTGCATCTTCTCGATACCGCGAACGGCGAGACGGAAGCGCTCATCGACAGCATCCATGCAGCGGGCAGCGGAACACCCAAGAATAAGACCCACGCAACGGAGCGGACCTGA
- a CDS encoding helix-turn-helix transcriptional regulator, whose translation MDGGVKTRTANKKGRPTAIDRMVAANLRSLRVKAGLSQTDLGVASGVTHQQIQKYEKAINRISAARLHRFAQVLGCGVEEFFEGCPQQDKSPDKGLQAGPDEAKFVAALRRIEDPDKRKALLRLIKSLGAVA comes from the coding sequence ATGGATGGTGGGGTGAAGACCCGCACCGCAAACAAGAAAGGCCGCCCGACCGCCATCGACCGGATGGTGGCGGCGAACCTGCGGAGCCTGCGGGTCAAGGCGGGGTTGTCGCAGACCGATCTGGGCGTGGCCAGCGGCGTCACCCATCAGCAGATCCAGAAGTATGAGAAGGCCATTAACCGGATCAGCGCGGCGCGGCTGCACCGCTTCGCGCAAGTTCTGGGCTGCGGGGTGGAAGAGTTTTTCGAAGGGTGCCCGCAACAGGACAAGAGTCCTGACAAAGGGCTCCAGGCCGGTCCCGACGAGGCGAAGTTCGTCGCGGCGTTGCGGCGGATCGAAGACCCGGACAAACGCAAGGCGCTCC